From Proteus vulgaris:
TGCCAATTTACGTGTGACACATAAATCTCTATTTGATGGTTCTTTGCAAGGTATTCATCGTACAGATAAACCAGCGTTCAGTTTCCAAGGCCATCCAGAAGCCAGCCCAGGGCCACATGATGCCACACCTCTTTTTGATCACTTTATCGAACTTATCGCGCAATATCGTCAAAACCTGCAATCAGTGACAACAAAATAAATCAGGAGCGAAAGAAAATGGCTAAAAGAACAGATATCAAAACAATCCTGATTTTAGGTGCTGGGCCGATCGTAATCGGACAAGCGTGTGAATTTGATTATTCAGGCGCTCAAGCATGTAAAGCTCTACGTGAAGAGGGATATCGAGTTGTTTTGGTAAATTCAAATCCTGCAACCATTATGACCGATCCTGAAATGGCTGATGCAACGTACATTGAGCCTATTCACTGGCAAGTTGTGAGAAAGATTATTGAAAAAGAGCGCCCTGATGCTGTATTACCGACAATGGGCGGGCAGACAGCACTGAACTGCGCTTTAGAATTGGAGCGCCAAGGTGTTTTAGCTGAGTTTGGTGTCACCATGATTGGGGCAACAGCTGATGCGATTGATAAAGCAGAAGATAGACAACGCTTTGATAAAGCGATGAAAAAAATCGGCTTAGATACAGCTCGTTCAGGTATTGCACATAACCTTGATGAAGCTTTTGCTGTTGCTGAACAAGTTGGTTTTCCTTGTATTATTCGCCCTTCATTCACGATGGGGGGAACCGGTGGTGGTATTGCTTATAATCGTGAAGAGTTTGAAGAAATTTGTACTCGAGGTTTAGATTTATCGCCAACCAATGAACTATTAATTGATGAATCACTGATTGGTTGGAAAGAGTACGAAATGGAAGTTGTGCGCGATAAAAACGACAACTGTATTATCGTCTGTTCTATCGAAAACTTTGATGCAATGGGAATTCATACGGGGGATTCCATTACTGTTGCGCCAGCACAAACACTTACCGACAAAGAATATCAAATTATGCGTAACGCCTCGATGGCGGTATTGCGTGAAATAGGTGTTGAAACGGGTGGCTCTAACGTTCAGTTTGCGGTTGATCCTAAAACAGGGCGTTTGATTGTTATTGAAATGAATCCTCGTGTGTCTCGCTCTTCAGCCTTGGCATCCAAAGCAACAGGTTTTCCAATTGCTAAAGTTGCCGCAAAATTAGCGGTAGGTTATACCCTTGATGAGCTGATGAATGACATCACAGGAGGAAGAACACCAGCTTCTTTCGAGCCTTCTATTGATTATGTTGTGACAAAAATTCCTCGCTTTAACTTTGAAAAATTTGCAGGAACAAATGACAGATTAACTACGCAAATGAAATCTGTTGGTGAAGTGATGGCAATTGGTAGAACGCTACAAGAATCTATGCAAAAAGCGTTACGAGGCCTTGAAGTTGGAGCGACTGGTTTTGATCCTAAAGTTGATTTAGATGATCCCGAAGCATTAACTAAAATTCGCCGTGAACTAAAAGAAGCGGGTTCAGACCGAATTTGGTATATCGCAGATGCTTTTCGCGCGGGATTATCCATTGATGGCGTCTTTAATCTCACTAATATTGATCGTTGGTTCCTAGTTCAAATTGAAGAAATTGTTCGTCTTGAAGAAAAAGTCGGTGAAATAGGTATCAATGGGTTGAGTGCTGATTTCTTACGTCAGTTAAAACGTAAAGGCTTTGCTGATGCGCGTTTAGCTAAAATACTTAACATTAAAGAGCACGCTATTCGCCAATTAAGAGAGCAATATCAGCTACATCCAGTCTATAAACGTGTTGATACTTGTGCGGCAGAGTTTGCTACTGATACGGCTTACATGTATTCGACTTATGAAGAAGAGTGTGAGGCAAATCCACATCAAAACAAACCTAAAGTAATGATCTTAGGTGGTGGGCCCAATCGTATAGGTCAAGGGATTGAATTTGATTATTGCTGTGTTCATGCGGCGCTTGCGTTACGTGAGGACGGTTATGAAACCATCATGGTGAACTGTAACCCTGAAACGGTTTCAACGGATTATGACACCTCTGACAGACTCTATTTTGAACCTGTTACGTTAGAAGATGTGCTTGAAATTGTACGTATCGAAAAACCGAAAGGGGTGATCGTGCAATATGGTGGACAGACACCATTAAAATTAGCCAGAGCGCTAGAAGCAGAAGGTGTGCCTGTCATTGGGACAACGCCAGATGCTATCGATAAAGCTGAAGATCGTGAACGTTTCCAAAAAGCGGTTGATAAGTTAGGGTTAAAACAGCCTGAAAATGCCACTGTAACTGCTTTAGAAGAAGCGGTAGAAAAAGCACAATTGATTGGTTATCCGCTGGTTGTTCGCCCTTCTTATGTCCTTGGTGGACGCGCAATGGAAATTGTTTATGACGAAGTTGATTTACGTCGTTATTTCCAAACTGCTGTCAGTGTGTCAAACGATGCCCCTGTATTATTAGACCGTTTTCTTGATGATGCGATTGAAGTCGATATTGATGCGATTTGTGACGGTAAACAAGTCGTGATTGGTGGCATTATGGAGCATATCGAACAAGCGGGTGTTCACTCTGGTGACTCGGCTTGCTCATTACCTGCTTATACCCTAAGCAAAGAAATTCAAGATGTGATGCGTAAACAAGTTCGTGAGCTCGCTTTTGAATTAGGTGTAAAAGGGTTGATGAATGCACAATTCGCGGTGAAAGGTGATGATGTTTATCTTATTGAAGTTAATCCTCGTGCAGCTCGTACCGTCCCTTTTGTGTCAAAAGCCACAGGCGTACCATTAGCCAAGGTCGCCGCGCGTGTCATGATTGGTCAAAGTCTTGAAGATCAGGGCGTAACAAAAGAAGTTATTCCGCCTTATTACTCGGTAAAAGAAGTGGTTTTACCTTTCAATAAGTTTGCAGGCGTTGATCCGATTTTAGGACCTGAAATGCGTTCAACAGGTGAAGTGATGGGCGTTGGTGCAACCTTTGCACAAGCCTTTGCTAAAGCGATGTTAGGCAGCAGTTCTACCATGAAGAAAAAAGGTAGAGCCCTTCTTTCTGTGCGTGAAGGTGACAAAAAGCGTGTTGTTGATTTGGCGACGAAATTACTAAAAAGTGGATTTGAATTAGATGCTACACATGGTACAGCCATTGTATTAGGTGAAGCGGGAATAAATCCACGCTTAGTCAATAAAGTGCATGAAGGTCGACCACATATTGAAGATAGAATTAAAAATGGTGAATATGACTATATTGTTAATACCACATCTGGTCGTCAAGCCATTGAAGACTCTAAAATTATTCGCCGCAGTGCATTAAGATATAAAGTCCATTATGACACGACGTTAAATG
This genomic window contains:
- the carB gene encoding carbamoyl-phosphate synthase large subunit, which produces MAKRTDIKTILILGAGPIVIGQACEFDYSGAQACKALREEGYRVVLVNSNPATIMTDPEMADATYIEPIHWQVVRKIIEKERPDAVLPTMGGQTALNCALELERQGVLAEFGVTMIGATADAIDKAEDRQRFDKAMKKIGLDTARSGIAHNLDEAFAVAEQVGFPCIIRPSFTMGGTGGGIAYNREEFEEICTRGLDLSPTNELLIDESLIGWKEYEMEVVRDKNDNCIIVCSIENFDAMGIHTGDSITVAPAQTLTDKEYQIMRNASMAVLREIGVETGGSNVQFAVDPKTGRLIVIEMNPRVSRSSALASKATGFPIAKVAAKLAVGYTLDELMNDITGGRTPASFEPSIDYVVTKIPRFNFEKFAGTNDRLTTQMKSVGEVMAIGRTLQESMQKALRGLEVGATGFDPKVDLDDPEALTKIRRELKEAGSDRIWYIADAFRAGLSIDGVFNLTNIDRWFLVQIEEIVRLEEKVGEIGINGLSADFLRQLKRKGFADARLAKILNIKEHAIRQLREQYQLHPVYKRVDTCAAEFATDTAYMYSTYEEECEANPHQNKPKVMILGGGPNRIGQGIEFDYCCVHAALALREDGYETIMVNCNPETVSTDYDTSDRLYFEPVTLEDVLEIVRIEKPKGVIVQYGGQTPLKLARALEAEGVPVIGTTPDAIDKAEDRERFQKAVDKLGLKQPENATVTALEEAVEKAQLIGYPLVVRPSYVLGGRAMEIVYDEVDLRRYFQTAVSVSNDAPVLLDRFLDDAIEVDIDAICDGKQVVIGGIMEHIEQAGVHSGDSACSLPAYTLSKEIQDVMRKQVRELAFELGVKGLMNAQFAVKGDDVYLIEVNPRAARTVPFVSKATGVPLAKVAARVMIGQSLEDQGVTKEVIPPYYSVKEVVLPFNKFAGVDPILGPEMRSTGEVMGVGATFAQAFAKAMLGSSSTMKKKGRALLSVREGDKKRVVDLATKLLKSGFELDATHGTAIVLGEAGINPRLVNKVHEGRPHIEDRIKNGEYDYIVNTTSGRQAIEDSKIIRRSALRYKVHYDTTLNGGFATTLSLTADPTSSVISVQEMHRKINKA